A window of Sebastes umbrosus isolate fSebUmb1 chromosome 3, fSebUmb1.pri, whole genome shotgun sequence contains these coding sequences:
- the mab21l2 gene encoding protein mab-21-like 2 yields the protein MIATQAKLVYQLNKYHNERCQARKAAIAKTIREVCKVVSDVLKEVEVQEPRFISSLSEIDARYEGMEVISPNEFEVVLYLNQMGVFNFVDDGSLPGCAVLKLSDGRKRSMSLWVEFITASGYLSARKIRSRFQTLVAQAVDKCSYRDVVKMVADTSEVRLRIRERYVVQITPAFKCTGIWPRSAAQWPMPHIPWPGPNRVAEVKAEGFNLLSKECYSLTGKQSSAESDAWVLQFSEAENRLLMAGCRKKCLSVLKTLRDRHLELPGQPLQNYHMKTLLLYECEKHPRETDWDESCLGDRLNGILLQLISCLQCRRCPHYFLPNLDLFQGKPHSALEAAAKQTWRLAREILTNAKSLDKL from the coding sequence ATGATAGCGACGCAGGCGAAGCTGGTCTACCAGCTCAACAAATACCACAACGAGCGGTGCCAAGCGCGCAAAGCGGCCATCGCGAAGACCATCAGGGAGGTCTGCAAAGTGGTGTCGGATGTCCtgaaggaggtggaggtgcaGGAGCCGCGCTTCATCAGCTCCTTGAGCGAGATAGACGCTCGCTACGAAGGCATGGAGGTCATCTCTCCAAACGAGTTCGAGGTGGTGCTCTACCTCAACCAAATGGGGGTGTTCAACTTCGTGGACGACGGCTCTTTGCCAGGCTGCGCGGTGCTGAAGCTGAGCGACGGCCGCAAGAGGAGCATGTCTCTCTGGGTCGAGTTCATCACCGCCTCGGGCTACTTATCCGCCCGGAAGATCCGCTCCAGGTTCCAAACTCTGGTGGCGCAGGCGGTGGATAAATGCAGCTACAGAGACGTGGTGAAGATGGTTGCAGACACCAGCGAGGTCAGGCTGAGGATCAGAGAGAGGTATGTTGTGCAGATCACCCCTGCGTTCAAATGCACTGGGATTTGGCCTCGCAGTGCAGCTCAGTGGCCAATGCCTCACATCCCATGGCCAGGTCCGAATAGAGTAGCAGAAGTGAAAGCTGAGGGTTTTAACCTGCTCTCCAAAGAGTGCTACTCGTTGACTGGCAAGCAGAGCTCTGCAGAAAGCGACGCCTGGGTGCTGCAGTTCAGCGAGGCCGAGAACAGGCTGCTGATGGCCGGCTGCAGGAAGAAGTGTCTGTCGGTGCTGAAGACGCTGAGAGACAGACACCTGGAGCTGCCTGGACAGCCGCTGCAGAACTACCACATGAAGACGCTGCTGCTGTACGAGTGCGAGAAGCACCCGAGGGAGACGGACTGGGACGAGTCTTGTCTCGGAGACCGACTGAACGGCATCCTGCTGCAGCTCATCTCGTGTCTGCAGTGCCGCAGATGTCCCCACTACTTCTTGCCAAACTTGGACTTGTTTCAGGGAAAGCCTCACTCGGCCCTGGAGGCTGCTGCTAAGCAGACGTGGAGACTAGCGAGGGAGATCCTCACCAATGCTAAAAGCTTGGACAAACTATAA